One segment of Ipomoea triloba cultivar NCNSP0323 chromosome 12, ASM357664v1 DNA contains the following:
- the LOC115998725 gene encoding ankyrin repeat domain-containing protein 13C-like produces the protein MEHWYNYAHSPAHLAVARQDHPALREIVAALPRLAKAGEVNTEAESVAAENDADAVSAVIDRRDVPGRETPLHLAVKLNDAISAEILMVAGADWSLQNENGWSALQEAVCLREENIAKIIVRHYQPLAWAKWCRRLPRIVASASRLRDFYMEITFHFESSVIPFISKIAPSDTYRIWKRGSSLRTDMTLAGFDGFHIQRADQTFLFLGEGSYSDDGNTNLPPGSLIVLAHKEKEVTNALEGAGAQPTEAEIAREVALMSKTNMYRPGIDVTQAELVPHLNWRRHEKTEMVGPWKAKIYDMLRVMVSVKSRRVPGAMTDEELFTANDDDRIPNGGEDAEYVDVLTPEERMQLQSALQGNTEEYSEFEEPDGKDCNEQCEGVSFECHESNGMAKEKKRWFGRNKKNSKQTVNDPEGSKSVSKSSKLATEDGKKMSIHSHKSSLGLPKDDMGGDKKSKDKSSKKKKKGSSSESKNESEYKKGFRPVLWLTPDFPLKTEELLPLLDILANKVKAIRRVRELLTTKLPPGTFPVKIAVPVVPTIRVIVTFTKFEELPPLEEEFSTPPSSPTHFQDAKSTDFESSTSWNTWLRGNQGEQSGESESESFQNEFDPFQIPSDYAWVDAKEKKRRRKAAKRAKLKKQRKQTATRHPDGGGGHKTREKAES, from the exons ATGGAACATTGGTATAATTATGCACATAGTCCAGCCCATTTGGCCGTGGCGAGACAAGATCATCCTGCTTTAAGGGAGATAGTTGCAGCATTGCCTAGGCTTGCCAAGGCTGGGGAGGTGAATACCGAGGCGGAGTCTGTGGCAGCTGAGAATGATGCTGATGCTGTGTCTGCTGTGATTGATAGGCGAGATGTCCCGGGGCGTGAGACGCCTTTGCACCTTGCGGTTAAGTTAAATGATGCAATATCAGCTGAGATTTTGATGGTAGCTGGTGCTGATTGGAGTCTTCAGAATGAGAATGGATGGAGTGCACTTCAGGAGGCAGTGTGTTTGAGGGAGGAGAATATAGCTAAGATTATCGTGAGGCATTACCAGCCTCTTGCTTGGGCGAAGTGGTGCCGTAGGCTTCCTAGGATTGTGGCTTCAGCATCCCGGCTTCGTGATTTTTACATGGAGATAACGTTTCATTTTGAAAGCTCAGTTATACCGTTTATTAGCAAAATTGCACCATCAGATACCTATCGCATCTGGAAGCGGGGTTCTAGTCTCCGCACAGATATGACCCTTGCAGGATTCGATGGGTTTCACATTCAACGGGCAGATCAAACATTTCTCTTCCTTGGAGAGGGGTCTTATTCAGATGACGGCAATACTAATTTACCCCCTGGATCATTGATAGTGCTTGCTCATAAGGAGAAAGAAGTAACAAATGCTTTAGAGGGGGCTGGTGCGCAACCAACTGAAGCAGAAATTGCCCGTGAAGTGGCCTTGATGTCGAAAACAAATATGTACAGGCCTGGCATAGATGTTACTCAGGCTGAACTTGTCCCCCATTTGAATTGGAGGCGACATGAAAAGACTGAGATGGTTGGCCCTTGGAAGGCTAAGATTTATGATATGCTTCGTGTGATGGTTAGTGTGAAGTCAAGACGGGTTCCTGGTGCAATGACAGATGAAGAGCTCTTTACCGCGAATGATGATGATAGGATACCAAATGGTGGTGAAGATGCTGAGTATGTTGATGTATTAACACCTGAGGAAAGAATGCAATTACAATCTGCCCTTCAGGGCAATACAGAAGAATATAGTGAGTTTGAGGAACCAGATGGTAAGGATTGTAATGAACAGTGTGAAGGTGTTTCCTTTGAGTGTCATGAATCCAATGGCATGGCTAAAGAAAAGAAACGTTGGTTTGGTCGGAATAAGAAAAATTCAAAGCAAACTGTAAATGATCCTGAAGGTTCGAAGAGTGTTAGTAAATCCTCAAAACTGGCTACTGAAGATGGCAAAAAGATGTCCATTCATAGTCATAAATCTTCATTAGGTTTACCCAAGGATGATATGGGAGGTGACAAAAAGAGCAAAGATAAAAGCagcaaaaagaagaaaaaaggctCATCAAGTGAATCTAAGAATGAAAGTGAGTATAAAAAGGGGTTTAGGCCTGTTCTGTGGTTGACACCTGATTTCCCATTGAAAACAGAAGAACTACTACCATTACTTGATATTTTAGCCAACAAGGTTAAAGCCATTAGAAGAGTTAGGGAGCTATTAACCACGAAGCTGCCTCCTGGCACATTTCCTGTCAAG ATTGCTGTCCCAGTTGTACCGACCATTCGAGTTATTGTTACCTTTACAAAGTTTGAGGAGCTTCCGCCTTTAGAAGAAGAGTTTTCAACCCCACCCTCAAGCCCTACACATTTCCAAGATGCTAAATCTACAGATTTCGAGAGTTCCACTTCATGGAATACATGGCTTAGAGGAAATCAGGGTGAGCAATCTGGTGAAAGTGAAAGCGAAAGCTTTCAAAATGAGTTTGACCCATTCCAAATACCATCTGATTATGCCTGGGTTGATGCCAAAGAAAAGAAACGAAGGAGGAAAGCTGCTAAGAGAGCGAAgctcaagaaacaaagaaaacagaCTGCCACTAGGCATCCCGATGGAGGAGGAGGGCATAAAACAAGAGAGAAGGCTGAAAGCTAG